The Prevotella sp. E9-3 genome has a window encoding:
- a CDS encoding autotransporter-associated beta strand repeat-containing protein, translated as MRRLFILTVLLLTLISSVQAQRTTDKLDRGLVAVPSGNGSFVSWRIFGEEYYDTEYNLYRDGQKVNDAPLKVSNFTDPNGKAGCKYQVAAVVRGKEQEKCAAVTRLNQQYIQFAVASVTDREGKDMTADCNINDIALADLTGDGVSEFIMKRNYGGDYNETEGNYPISNKTRYNHIEVYNIKGDRLWWIDLGPNMVSGPDEQYDAVGYDWDQDGKAEVLMRGADNMIIHCSDGTTVNIGNMNVNTRNTVRHDDNNAAYTNTGAEYLLYLEGATGKPYQIGSASSPNWITYPVARGDVNDWGDGYGHRATKHYFGAPFLDGRKPYIFLGRGCYTKHHMKAFSVDPVTHKLSLYWEWSNNGGWGDPWYGNGYHNFGIADVDWDGRDEICFGSMVIDDNGKGLSTTGLGHGDAQHCSDFDPYRHGQEIFACNEDEPAMNYRNATTSKIYYRMVSTGDDGRALCGNFSNNYPGAIGHSSQSGTISCVADKPIDGGPGGFTNNFRIYWDGDLLEEGLDGANSREGAARVFKGDGSIVFTADGTANCNWTKNTPSSTGDILGDWREEIVVRTADNKFVRVYTTNLATKYRNYTLWHDHQYRQGMVWETMGYNQPPHASYFLGELEGITVAPPPFTMTGRKEINNGGSIDASYNDQHVLMCEYADTKISVAEGANPYMVTFNIPSWVQGTNSNITNGGAKINYKYYTCEVSGAAFSGNMRLVKQGDGILTLPATDNTYTGETSIWAGTLNFDGTLKNSPLWLNRFAELNTNGTFRSIKMDYDAKLRPGHESAIGTVTTDSLLLGFGSRIIFDLDDSGEDLKADKVKAKIMTIEKKNWQYGPQFMVPVFQFIGRNSDGQMTTGRYLIGEIEKIEGELEDIRIEGMSTTQKATLVWEEGKLYLNIENMRSATTITWNGSESGVWDLDQTQNFTKNEESVGFVTGDDVLFNDEASIFNITLDTQLEADTVFFENSRAYTLKGNGELKGKTTLVKNGKGSLTIHTDNTYTGGNRISGGTVIVKSLANANQPKGNLGAMTTNANKFIIENGGELRATATVTNGSPIRFETEQGGVINNTNDFFVSAAMSGTQMTKRGAGWMKLSQSNPSLERMVLTAGTVQCLNANVPAKTVIYQGGELRENTGTSYAVNVTKSKKGTWYLANSSTYTNKVTGEGTLTIFCTTIKGSSWYATRTPIAMDFSEFEGTIVPRSSQDDPVLERFTMSKDGSMPKGTMDIGEKVEVQNNGRTFHIGKVTGSGSLGGSCAFDNNSTPGANTWKVGNDADWTTTVRITSNANFQKVGTGRITWNGANTNSGTTTITEGELKIGSSAKLGTGKLTIQSGAILSGTNKSTNPLGNSSVTVQGEVRPGSYNGAVSGSIFFNNKSVTFNSNSLLVIGASKNASATANGCTSIEGINTLTMNGTIRIVPSSSNTLAVGDSIRVFVAKKLSGTPKFDMQGGIDWDTSRISEGLLIVKSIELGVSELRRDNNADPKAIYDLRGRKVRTANETAEGLPGGIYIRNGKKFIVK; from the coding sequence ATGAGACGACTATTTATCTTAACAGTATTATTGCTAACACTCATATCAAGTGTTCAGGCACAGCGTACTACCGACAAACTCGATCGCGGACTGGTGGCTGTTCCCTCTGGCAATGGAAGTTTTGTGAGCTGGCGTATTTTCGGTGAAGAATACTACGACACCGAGTACAACCTGTATCGTGACGGACAGAAGGTGAACGATGCCCCTCTGAAGGTTTCAAACTTTACCGACCCCAACGGTAAGGCCGGCTGTAAGTATCAGGTGGCTGCAGTGGTTCGAGGCAAGGAGCAGGAAAAATGTGCTGCTGTGACCCGTTTGAACCAGCAGTACATCCAGTTTGCAGTAGCATCTGTGACCGACCGTGAAGGCAAAGACATGACTGCCGATTGCAACATCAACGATATTGCCTTGGCCGACCTCACCGGTGACGGCGTTTCAGAATTTATCATGAAGCGCAACTACGGTGGCGACTATAACGAGACTGAAGGCAACTATCCTATCAGTAACAAGACTCGCTATAACCATATCGAAGTCTATAACATCAAGGGTGACCGCCTTTGGTGGATAGACTTAGGCCCAAATATGGTAAGCGGTCCTGACGAACAGTATGACGCCGTAGGCTACGACTGGGACCAGGACGGCAAAGCCGAGGTGTTGATGCGTGGTGCCGACAATATGATTATTCACTGTTCGGACGGTACCACTGTCAATATTGGCAACATGAACGTGAATACCCGAAACACTGTTCGCCACGATGACAACAATGCTGCCTACACCAATACAGGTGCTGAATACCTACTGTATCTGGAGGGTGCCACTGGCAAGCCTTACCAGATTGGTTCGGCCAGCTCGCCCAATTGGATTACCTATCCTGTGGCTCGTGGTGATGTGAACGACTGGGGTGACGGTTATGGCCACCGTGCCACCAAGCACTATTTCGGTGCTCCGTTCCTGGATGGTCGCAAACCTTATATTTTCCTTGGTCGCGGATGCTACACCAAACACCACATGAAGGCCTTCAGTGTTGACCCTGTAACCCACAAGTTGAGCCTTTATTGGGAATGGTCGAACAACGGCGGTTGGGGCGATCCATGGTATGGCAACGGCTATCACAACTTCGGTATTGCCGATGTTGACTGGGACGGCCGCGATGAGATCTGCTTTGGTTCTATGGTGATAGACGACAATGGTAAGGGACTTTCCACTACCGGTCTTGGCCATGGCGATGCCCAGCACTGTTCCGACTTCGACCCCTATCGTCACGGACAGGAAATATTCGCCTGCAACGAGGACGAGCCTGCCATGAACTACCGCAACGCTACCACTTCGAAAATATACTACCGCATGGTAAGCACTGGCGATGACGGCCGTGCGCTCTGTGGCAATTTCTCAAACAACTATCCTGGAGCTATTGGCCATTCAAGTCAGTCGGGTACTATCTCTTGCGTGGCCGACAAGCCTATCGATGGCGGCCCCGGCGGTTTTACAAATAACTTCCGCATCTATTGGGATGGCGACCTGCTCGAAGAAGGTCTCGACGGTGCCAACTCACGCGAAGGTGCTGCACGAGTGTTCAAAGGCGACGGCTCTATTGTGTTTACTGCCGATGGTACTGCCAACTGCAACTGGACAAAGAACACCCCATCATCTACTGGCGATATTCTGGGCGACTGGCGTGAAGAAATCGTTGTGCGTACAGCAGATAATAAATTTGTACGTGTGTACACTACTAATTTAGCAACAAAATACCGCAACTACACGCTTTGGCACGACCATCAGTACCGTCAGGGAATGGTATGGGAAACAATGGGCTACAACCAGCCTCCTCACGCCAGCTACTTCCTGGGCGAACTGGAAGGCATCACAGTTGCTCCCCCACCCTTCACGATGACGGGCCGTAAGGAAATAAACAATGGCGGCAGCATTGATGCTTCATACAACGACCAGCACGTGCTGATGTGCGAATATGCCGACACAAAGATCAGTGTGGCCGAAGGAGCCAATCCTTATATGGTAACCTTCAACATTCCTTCTTGGGTTCAAGGCACCAACAGCAACATCACCAATGGCGGTGCAAAGATCAACTACAAATACTATACCTGCGAGGTATCAGGAGCAGCCTTTTCGGGCAACATGCGACTGGTGAAACAGGGCGATGGTATTCTCACCCTGCCAGCCACCGACAACACCTATACCGGTGAGACCAGCATCTGGGCAGGTACACTGAATTTTGACGGCACGCTGAAAAATTCTCCACTCTGGCTAAACCGCTTTGCTGAGCTGAACACCAACGGTACGTTCCGCAGCATCAAGATGGACTACGATGCCAAACTGCGTCCTGGCCACGAGAGTGCTATTGGAACCGTTACCACAGACTCTCTGCTCCTTGGCTTCGGTTCACGCATCATTTTCGACCTTGACGACAGCGGCGAAGATTTGAAGGCCGACAAAGTGAAAGCAAAAATAATGACCATTGAGAAGAAAAACTGGCAGTATGGTCCACAATTTATGGTACCTGTGTTCCAGTTTATTGGACGCAACAGCGATGGTCAGATGACTACAGGCCGCTATCTCATTGGCGAGATTGAGAAAATAGAAGGCGAACTCGAAGACATCCGCATAGAGGGTATGAGCACAACCCAGAAGGCTACTCTTGTATGGGAAGAAGGCAAGCTATACCTGAACATAGAGAACATGCGTTCTGCAACCACCATCACATGGAATGGTAGCGAGAGCGGTGTCTGGGATCTCGACCAAACTCAAAATTTCACCAAAAACGAGGAGAGCGTAGGTTTCGTAACCGGCGATGACGTTCTCTTCAATGACGAAGCTTCCATCTTCAACATCACACTCGACACACAACTCGAAGCCGACACTGTATTCTTCGAGAATAGCCGTGCATATACATTGAAAGGCAACGGCGAACTGAAAGGAAAAACTACACTGGTGAAGAACGGCAAAGGCAGTCTCACCATTCATACGGATAACACCTACACTGGCGGCAACCGCATCTCGGGCGGTACTGTCATCGTTAAATCACTGGCCAATGCCAATCAGCCTAAGGGCAACCTTGGCGCCATGACAACGAATGCCAACAAGTTCATTATTGAGAATGGTGGCGAACTGCGCGCCACAGCTACCGTAACCAATGGCTCGCCCATCCGCTTTGAAACTGAGCAAGGCGGTGTCATCAACAACACCAACGATTTCTTTGTATCAGCAGCCATGTCTGGTACACAGATGACCAAGCGTGGAGCCGGATGGATGAAGCTGAGCCAGTCGAATCCATCGTTGGAACGCATGGTACTCACCGCCGGAACCGTTCAATGTCTGAACGCCAATGTGCCTGCGAAGACGGTTATCTATCAAGGCGGTGAATTGCGTGAAAATACTGGTACCAGCTACGCCGTTAACGTGACCAAGAGCAAGAAAGGAACCTGGTATCTGGCCAACAGTTCTACCTATACAAACAAGGTGACGGGTGAAGGCACATTAACTATCTTCTGCACCACTATCAAGGGTTCTAGCTGGTATGCTACACGTACTCCCATTGCCATGGACTTCAGCGAGTTTGAAGGCACTATTGTTCCACGTTCAAGTCAGGACGATCCCGTGCTGGAACGCTTCACTATGAGCAAGGATGGCAGCATGCCAAAGGGTACTATGGATATCGGTGAGAAAGTAGAGGTTCAGAATAATGGTCGCACCTTCCATATCGGTAAGGTGACTGGTAGCGGTTCTCTGGGCGGCAGTTGTGCTTTTGACAACAACAGTACGCCAGGCGCCAACACATGGAAGGTGGGTAACGATGCCGACTGGACTACAACGGTTCGTATCACCAGCAACGCCAACTTCCAGAAAGTGGGCACAGGTAGAATCACTTGGAATGGAGCCAATACCAATAGCGGCACCACCACTATTACGGAAGGCGAACTGAAGATTGGAAGTTCCGCTAAACTGGGTACAGGCAAACTGACTATTCAATCGGGCGCCATTCTCTCAGGAACCAACAAGTCAACCAATCCACTCGGCAACAGTTCTGTTACGGTACAGGGAGAGGTTCGTCCAGGCTCATACAACGGAGCTGTTTCGGGCAGCATCTTCTTCAACAACAAGAGTGTTACCTTTAATTCAAATTCACTATTAGTGATTGGTGCCAGCAAGAATGCTTCTGCCACTGCCAACGGCTGTACATCTATTGAAGGTATCAACACGCTGACCATGAACGGAACGATCCGCATTGTGCCCAGCAGTTCCAACACACTGGCTGTTGGCGACAGCATCCGCGTATTTGTGGCCAAGAAGCTGAGCGGTACGCCTAAGTTCGATATGCAGGGCGGCATCGATTGGGATACCTCACGCATCAGTGAAGGCCTGCTGATTGTGAAGAGCATCGAACTGGGTGTAAGCGAACTGCGCCGTGACAACAATGCCGATCCTAAAGCCATTTACGATCTGCGTGGCCGTAAGGTTCGCACTGCCAACGAAACGGCCGAAGGTCTGCCTGGCGGTATCTACATCCGCAACGGAAAGAAATTCATCGTTAAATAA
- a CDS encoding glycoside hydrolase family 2 TIM barrel-domain containing protein: MKSRLFLFLLAIAGTSVTMGQQRIIECLDFGWRFHSGDVTNAEKESFSDAGWRTVDVPHDFQIEQPWVAPAADEKADNTDVAANIKSRLSSRGFKEMGKGWYRLHLTPADSLKGRRLLLQFDGIMFTGDVYLNGERIGGTDYGYVGFEIDVTDKLRLGRENVIAVMADTREPGNSRWYTGGGLFRSVRLVATGKDFFFGRHALSVTTRDNKYIKVKAEFTNRTRQAARTHVKVFSPEGQLVYEGGKTINRHRMARTVEKDLCDEVKIENAQLWDTEHPYLYKVVAQLLYEDGSVADEVETTFGIRTVEIVPNQGLLLNGKKVLLKGYANHHTLGALGAAAYPRAIEKRILLMKQYGINHIRTSHNPYSREFIELCDKYGILVVDELYDKWTRQHTGGRVPFEQLWQQDIPEWVKRDRNSPSVVLWSLGNELQQDPNQPFNDFGVTMYRLMRTLINRYDSTRMVTVAMHPRYRNWETDSLPADLAMITDVQSYNYRYMYFPGDGQRFPWMKFYQSEASVAAMGQNYFEMELDKVIGMAYWGAIDYLGESQGWPAKGWNQGVFTLDLEPKPKAYYMKSFFKPEEPVVHIAVIEKKGDQMWNGVQTGNDGMSDHWNRIAGQKLSLITYTNADEVELLLNGKSLGKKQNDVKNAKMRNQIRWNDVEYKPGKLVAIARTNGKEVARHQIETTGEAVKLLAIPDVSWKADGQDLQHVRIVAVDKKGRVVQTTNEEVTFQVEGNARIVGVVNGDINSNELTVGNHRSLYNGTCTVILRSTREAGPVTLTATAPGLKPVTVKMSTSDR, translated from the coding sequence ATGAAATCAAGACTATTTCTATTCCTGCTGGCCATTGCCGGTACTTCCGTCACAATGGGCCAGCAGAGAATTATTGAATGCCTGGACTTCGGATGGCGATTCCATTCAGGCGATGTTACTAACGCAGAGAAAGAGAGTTTTAGTGATGCCGGTTGGCGAACAGTTGATGTGCCCCACGACTTTCAGATTGAACAGCCGTGGGTGGCTCCTGCTGCTGATGAGAAAGCTGACAACACCGATGTGGCGGCCAATATTAAGAGCCGTCTGAGTAGTCGCGGGTTTAAGGAAATGGGAAAAGGTTGGTATCGACTGCACCTGACGCCCGCAGACTCGTTGAAAGGACGTAGGTTGTTGCTCCAGTTTGACGGTATCATGTTTACCGGCGATGTCTATCTGAATGGCGAGCGCATTGGTGGAACAGACTATGGATATGTGGGCTTTGAGATTGATGTTACCGACAAGTTGCGACTGGGGCGTGAGAACGTGATTGCCGTGATGGCCGACACACGCGAACCGGGCAATTCGCGCTGGTACACGGGTGGAGGACTGTTCCGTTCTGTTCGCCTGGTGGCTACTGGCAAGGATTTCTTCTTCGGTAGGCACGCTCTCTCAGTGACTACGCGCGATAATAAATATATTAAGGTGAAGGCTGAGTTCACCAATCGCACCCGTCAGGCTGCTCGTACGCATGTCAAGGTGTTCTCGCCTGAAGGACAATTGGTCTATGAGGGTGGAAAGACCATTAATCGTCATCGCATGGCACGCACGGTAGAGAAGGACCTTTGTGATGAGGTGAAGATTGAAAATGCTCAGCTATGGGATACAGAACATCCGTATCTTTATAAGGTGGTGGCTCAGCTGCTGTACGAAGATGGAAGTGTGGCCGATGAGGTGGAGACCACCTTTGGTATCCGCACTGTTGAAATAGTGCCCAATCAGGGCTTGCTGCTGAATGGTAAGAAAGTGTTGTTGAAGGGCTATGCCAACCATCACACGCTGGGGGCACTGGGTGCAGCTGCCTATCCGCGAGCCATCGAGAAACGTATCCTGTTGATGAAGCAGTATGGCATTAATCATATCCGTACCTCACACAATCCTTATAGTCGTGAGTTTATTGAACTTTGCGACAAGTACGGTATTCTTGTGGTTGACGAACTCTATGACAAGTGGACCCGTCAGCATACTGGGGGGCGAGTACCTTTTGAACAACTTTGGCAACAGGATATTCCTGAATGGGTGAAACGTGACCGTAACTCTCCCTCTGTCGTGCTGTGGAGTCTTGGCAATGAACTGCAGCAGGATCCCAACCAACCTTTTAATGACTTTGGCGTGACGATGTATCGTTTGATGCGTACACTCATCAACCGTTACGATTCCACCCGAATGGTCACTGTGGCTATGCATCCACGCTATCGCAACTGGGAAACCGATTCGCTGCCAGCCGACTTGGCGATGATTACCGATGTGCAGTCATATAATTATAGGTATATGTATTTTCCTGGCGATGGTCAACGCTTTCCTTGGATGAAGTTCTATCAGAGTGAGGCCTCGGTAGCTGCAATGGGGCAGAACTATTTTGAGATGGAACTCGACAAGGTGATTGGTATGGCCTATTGGGGCGCTATCGACTATCTGGGTGAAAGTCAGGGATGGCCGGCTAAGGGATGGAACCAGGGCGTATTCACTCTTGACCTCGAGCCAAAGCCAAAGGCATATTATATGAAGTCGTTCTTCAAACCGGAAGAACCTGTTGTACATATTGCGGTGATTGAAAAGAAAGGCGATCAGATGTGGAATGGTGTGCAGACGGGCAATGATGGTATGAGTGATCATTGGAATAGAATTGCGGGACAGAAATTGTCGCTCATCACCTATACCAATGCCGATGAGGTGGAACTCCTACTCAATGGCAAGAGTCTGGGTAAGAAACAGAACGATGTGAAGAATGCAAAGATGCGCAACCAGATTCGTTGGAATGATGTGGAGTACAAGCCTGGAAAACTCGTAGCCATAGCTCGCACCAATGGTAAAGAAGTGGCACGCCATCAGATAGAAACAACGGGTGAGGCAGTAAAGCTTCTGGCAATTCCTGATGTTTCCTGGAAGGCTGACGGACAGGATCTGCAGCATGTGCGTATAGTGGCTGTCGATAAGAAAGGGCGTGTTGTTCAGACCACCAATGAGGAGGTGACGTTCCAAGTGGAAGGAAATGCGAGGATTGTAGGCGTGGTCAATGGCGACATCAATTCGAATGAATTGACCGTTGGAAACCACCGTTCGCTTTACAACGGAACATGTACTGTGATACTCCGTTCCACTCGTGAGGCAGGCCCTGTCACGCTGACGGCTACTGCTCCGGGCTTGAAGCCCGTCACGGTGAAAATGTCAACCAGTGACAGATAA
- a CDS encoding AAA family ATPase, with protein MNREDKFVITISRQFGTGGHEIGAELARRLNVKLLDKQILNEVARRYCVVEDVVEKIEARNPHWRDDFTNFYRQYMAGAEYNGQEQDETSHQLFEAQADAIRKIAKEESCVIIGRCGFHIFKDHPNCLKIFIHADDDCRKRRIGQKYNISESDAGAMIVDNDYSRELYTKTFTGSEWQDARNYDLSLNVRKFGVNGAVDFIMKCIE; from the coding sequence ATGAACAGGGAAGATAAATTTGTGATTACCATCAGTCGCCAGTTTGGTACTGGTGGTCATGAAATCGGAGCTGAACTGGCTCGCAGATTAAATGTGAAACTACTCGATAAGCAGATACTGAATGAGGTGGCTCGCCGCTATTGTGTTGTAGAAGATGTGGTTGAGAAGATAGAAGCACGCAATCCACATTGGCGTGATGATTTCACAAACTTCTATCGTCAATACATGGCAGGTGCCGAATATAACGGACAGGAACAGGACGAGACGTCTCACCAGCTGTTTGAAGCACAGGCTGATGCCATCAGAAAAATTGCCAAGGAGGAATCGTGTGTCATCATAGGCCGTTGCGGATTCCACATCTTCAAAGACCATCCCAACTGTCTGAAAATATTCATTCATGCCGATGATGACTGCAGGAAACGGCGTATTGGACAAAAGTACAATATCTCAGAGAGCGATGCCGGAGCCATGATTGTGGATAATGACTACTCGCGTGAGCTCTACACAAAGACCTTCACAGGCAGTGAATGGCAGGACGCCCGCAACTACGACCTCTCACTCAACGTGCGGAAGTTCGGGGTGAACGGTGCGGTTGACTTCATTATGAAGTGCATTGAATAA
- a CDS encoding LytTR family DNA-binding domain-containing protein has translation MRDGFFVKTDEKWEKVRYDEILWVRAFENGSVVFLTGERSLMVNHRLWRIEEMLTEHPNFVRINRSEVVNLNAIDGFEGNCYYIGKNPLYATGDYRQRMEGVFIKAKQQ, from the coding sequence GTGAGGGACGGCTTCTTTGTGAAGACTGATGAGAAGTGGGAGAAGGTGAGGTATGACGAGATTCTGTGGGTGAGAGCCTTCGAGAATGGCAGCGTCGTGTTCCTGACTGGTGAGAGAAGCCTAATGGTGAACCATCGACTGTGGCGTATTGAGGAAATGCTGACGGAGCATCCGAACTTCGTACGCATCAATAGGTCGGAGGTTGTCAATCTGAATGCCATAGATGGCTTTGAGGGTAATTGCTACTACATTGGCAAGAATCCGCTGTACGCTACTGGTGACTACCGCCAGCGTATGGAGGGAGTGTTCATCAAGGCGAAGCAGCAGTGA
- a CDS encoding ROK family protein, producing the protein MNGQVIMKPYVIGLDLGGTNSVFGIVDSRGEIKATTAIKTGGYPSAESYVDACVEALQPIIEEVGGIDTIKAMGIGAPNGNFYNGTIEYAPNLPWAHDTIVPLAKMFSDRLSGIPVALTNDANAAAIGEMVYGVARGMKNFIVITLGTGVGSGIVVNGQLLYGSDGFAGELGHVTMVRGEEGRSCGCGRTGCLEAYCSATGVARTARELLAKTTRPSLLRDMNPENITSLDVSIAAGKGDELAKEIYEFTGKMLGEACADFAAFSSPEAFIFFGGMVKAGELIMKPIREAYDAHVLKIFRGKAKFLVSGLDGASAAVLGASAVGWEV; encoded by the coding sequence ATGAACGGACAAGTAATAATGAAGCCATACGTGATTGGTTTGGACCTTGGTGGTACAAACTCCGTATTCGGCATAGTTGATTCACGTGGTGAGATCAAAGCCACCACTGCTATAAAGACCGGCGGATACCCCTCAGCCGAGAGCTATGTTGATGCCTGCGTTGAGGCTCTGCAGCCTATCATCGAAGAAGTAGGTGGCATTGACACTATCAAGGCTATGGGCATTGGAGCCCCTAATGGCAACTTCTACAACGGCACCATCGAGTATGCTCCGAACCTGCCTTGGGCTCACGACACCATCGTTCCGCTGGCAAAAATGTTTAGCGACCGTCTGAGCGGCATTCCTGTAGCGCTGACCAATGATGCCAATGCAGCAGCCATCGGTGAGATGGTCTATGGTGTGGCTCGCGGTATGAAGAACTTCATTGTCATCACACTTGGCACAGGCGTTGGTTCAGGTATTGTAGTAAATGGTCAGTTACTCTATGGCAGCGACGGTTTTGCCGGTGAGTTAGGTCATGTAACAATGGTACGCGGTGAAGAAGGCCGTAGCTGCGGATGCGGACGCACAGGTTGTTTGGAGGCTTACTGCTCTGCTACAGGTGTGGCTCGTACAGCACGCGAACTGCTGGCCAAGACCACTCGTCCCTCACTTCTTCGCGACATGAACCCTGAGAATATCACTTCGCTTGATGTTTCAATAGCAGCAGGAAAAGGTGATGAACTGGCTAAGGAGATTTATGAATTCACAGGCAAGATGCTTGGCGAGGCTTGCGCTGATTTTGCAGCATTCTCATCACCTGAAGCATTTATCTTCTTCGGTGGAATGGTCAAGGCAGGCGAACTGATTATGAAGCCTATCCGCGAAGCCTACGATGCCCATGTACTGAAAATCTTCCGCGGCAAAGCCAAGTTCTTGGTGAGCGGTCTCGACGGCGCATCGGCTGCTGTACTGGGTGCAAGTGCTGTAGGTTGGGAAGTATAA
- a CDS encoding fimbrillin family protein, which produces MKATKYLSLAALALMGTLASCQSDDEATANSFARPDNAVGINVSVGSLKATTRSNPASTDFDQARIFNQGDQISVSTNDQEAVIFQCQNADQQTWAEAEAGKFLLWTQSEMTFKAYYPVTTGTSMTAFTVPTDQSSVDKIALADYMTRTQNISRPEGGSDIQMQLERKMARVIVRISGFGSQYRDDQKTVDNVRIYSEASGIANGNPTGSSTEIQPYAQGSNNGWGWSQNSTFTALVVPGDGDSGARFIQLTDGEGSTLLVKGIPELEASNSYTFNLVVGKNRILVQSVTVTDWTTGGQLAGGQATENLSTPLNNTTTAWTAGTFAVPAGGLTYSDAITVSGDVTLVLTDGTTLTLNKGISLADGATLTIQGNGTMNVNGTDGNTSSTVGGNHGTLVLTSGTLTARGGNGGSGGNEDLDVHGGNGGVAINGSVIVSGGTLTARGGNGGSVGYECFECSGGNGGDAISGTLTINGGSTSVNDGSNGSIGSECIDCTAGTGGKGHN; this is translated from the coding sequence ATGAAAGCAACAAAATATCTATCCTTGGCAGCCCTCGCCCTCATGGGCACACTGGCCAGCTGCCAGAGCGACGACGAGGCCACCGCTAACAGCTTCGCCCGTCCCGACAACGCCGTGGGCATCAACGTAAGCGTAGGCTCACTCAAGGCCACCACCCGCAGCAATCCCGCATCGACCGACTTCGACCAGGCGCGCATCTTCAACCAGGGCGACCAAATCAGCGTCAGCACTAACGACCAGGAGGCCGTCATCTTCCAGTGCCAGAACGCCGACCAGCAGACCTGGGCAGAGGCCGAGGCCGGCAAGTTCCTCCTTTGGACGCAGAGCGAGATGACCTTCAAGGCCTACTATCCCGTGACCACCGGCACGTCGATGACCGCATTCACCGTGCCCACCGACCAGAGCAGCGTGGACAAAATCGCCCTTGCCGACTACATGACCCGCACGCAGAACATCTCCCGTCCCGAGGGCGGCAGCGACATCCAGATGCAGTTGGAGCGCAAGATGGCCCGCGTCATCGTACGCATCAGCGGCTTCGGCAGCCAGTACCGTGATGACCAGAAGACCGTCGACAACGTCCGCATCTACAGCGAAGCCAGCGGCATTGCCAACGGCAATCCCACGGGCAGCAGCACTGAAATCCAGCCATACGCACAGGGCAGCAACAATGGGTGGGGCTGGAGTCAGAACTCCACCTTCACCGCCCTCGTAGTGCCTGGCGATGGTGACAGCGGCGCCCGCTTCATTCAGCTGACCGACGGCGAAGGCAGCACCCTCCTCGTGAAGGGCATCCCCGAACTGGAGGCAAGCAACAGCTACACCTTCAACCTCGTAGTGGGTAAGAACAGGATCCTGGTGCAGAGCGTCACCGTAACAGACTGGACCACCGGCGGGCAACTCGCTGGAGGACAGGCTACGGAGAACCTCAGCACCCCGCTTAACAACACCACCACCGCATGGACGGCAGGCACCTTCGCCGTGCCCGCAGGCGGACTGACCTACAGCGATGCCATCACCGTGAGCGGCGACGTGACACTGGTGCTGACCGACGGCACGACGCTCACCCTGAACAAGGGCATCAGCCTGGCCGACGGCGCAACGCTCACCATCCAGGGCAATGGCACGATGAATGTCAACGGCACGGACGGAAATACAAGTTCAACCGTTGGCGGCAACCATGGCACACTGGTGCTGACGAGCGGCACGCTGACAGCCAGAGGAGGCAACGGCGGTAGTGGCGGCAATGAAGATCTGGATGTTCATGGAGGCAACGGCGGCGTTGCCATCAACGGCTCAGTGATCGTCAGCGGCGGCACGCTGACAGCCAGAGGAGGCAACGGCGGTAGTGTCGGCTATGAATGTTTTGAGTGTTCTGGAGGCAACGGCGGCGATGCCATCAGCGGCACTCTGACCATAAACGGCGGCTCAACGTCAGTCAATGACGGCTCTAACGGTTCTATCGGCAGTGAATGTATTGATTGTACTGCAGGTACAGGCGGTAAAGGCCATAACTGA